In one Lolium rigidum isolate FL_2022 chromosome 3, APGP_CSIRO_Lrig_0.1, whole genome shotgun sequence genomic region, the following are encoded:
- the LOC124704409 gene encoding thioredoxin-like protein HCF164, chloroplastic has translation MASVVSRCSGLLLPDLRPGLAGSHRRSLPPSPLVHLRRGRRRPRTLSCVAPPDSAESKTDEQDVKAELGEEKAQPSSSSSSSSTPQEPAGEPPVPDKDLNRRVALLSTLGAVGLFASQRFKLGGFSLKDLAANAVPYEEALANGKPTVVEFYADWCEVCRELAPDIYKVEQQYRDQINFVMLNVDNTKWEQELDEFGVEGIPHFAFLDKEGNEEGNVVGKLPKQYFLDNVVALASGDATIPHARAVGQYSSAEFRKVHQVADPRSHG, from the exons ATGGCGAGTGTGGTCTCGAGGtgctccggcctcctcctccccgatCTGCGGCCGGGCCTCGCTGGGTCCCACAGGCGCTCGCTTCCACCTTCGCCGCTCGTCCATCTGCGCCGGGGCCGTCGCCGGCCGAGAACCCTGTCCTGCGTCGCGCCGCCTGACTCCGCGGAGTCGAAGACG GACGAGCAGGATGTCAAAGCTGAATTGGGTGAGGAAAAGGCTCagccaagcagcagcagcagcagcagtagcaCACCCCAGGAGCCTGCTGGAGAGCCACCTGTCCCAGACAAGGATCTCAACAGGAGGGTAGCTTTGCTCTCCACTCTTGGCGCGGTGGGCCTCTTTGCATCTCAGAGGTTCAAACTAGGCGGGTTCTCTCTCAAAGATCTAGCAGCCAATGCTGTACCATATGAAGAG GCTCTCGCAAATGGCAAGCCCACTGTTGTTGAGTTTTATGCAGACTGGTGTGAAGTCTGTCGAGAGTTAGCTCCGGATATCTACAAAGTTGAGCAACAGTACAG GGACCAAATCAACTTTGTCATGTTGAATGTCGACAATACAAAGTGGGAACAAGAGCTTGACGAATTTGGAGTAGAAGGTATTCCTCATTTCGCCTTTCTGGACAAGGAAGGAAATGAGGAAGGTAATGTTGTTGGGAAGCTTCCAAAACAATATTTCCTTGATAATGTTGTTGCTCTAGCTTCTGGTGATGCCACGATACCTCATGCACGAGCCGTCGGTCAATACTCGAGTGCAGAATTCAGAAAAGTTCATCAAGTTGCCGATCCCAGAAGCCATGGCTAG